A DNA window from Paenibacillus sp. HWE-109 contains the following coding sequences:
- a CDS encoding phosphatidylglycerophosphatase A family protein, which yields MTEQHMIQLLQRRGVTVEQISEIVYKLQKPYNNQLTAEDCTESVLAVLGKREVQYTLYTGIALDELAEKKQLPEPLQSILDADEPLFGVDETLALGIVHVYGMIGLTSFGYLDKEKIGIIRALNDDRSAVHVFLDDLVCGLAAAASARIAHQNEHAPDYSSKLGLD from the coding sequence ATGACCGAACAACATATGATTCAATTGCTGCAAAGGCGTGGTGTGACCGTCGAACAAATTTCCGAAATTGTATATAAGCTTCAGAAGCCATACAATAATCAGTTAACCGCTGAGGACTGTACCGAAAGTGTGCTCGCTGTGCTCGGCAAGCGGGAGGTGCAGTACACGTTATACACGGGGATAGCGCTGGATGAACTAGCGGAAAAGAAGCAGCTCCCCGAGCCTTTGCAATCGATTTTGGACGCAGATGAGCCTTTGTTTGGGGTCGATGAGACTTTGGCTTTAGGTATTGTTCATGTCTATGGGATGATCGGTTTAACCAGCTTCGGATATTTGGATAAAGAAAAAATTGGCATTATCCGAGCTTTGAATGATGATCGAAGTGCTGTGCATGTTTTTCTGGATGATTTGGTCTGTGGATTAGCCGCAGCCGCGTCCGCTAGAATTGCTCATCAGAATGAGCATGCGCCTGATTATAGCAGTAAATTGGGTCTGGACTAG
- a CDS encoding YtrH family sporulation protein yields the protein MYVFWANIILYFCIAFGVVFGGSMLSGIAAVLTLQSPTEKMMAVSENIKIWAMVAAVGGTIDPIRFIESHVAVGHLNPAIKQVILIVIAFIGAQMGTSLIQMICKGDPQP from the coding sequence ATGTATGTCTTTTGGGCAAATATTATTTTGTATTTCTGCATTGCATTTGGGGTTGTGTTCGGAGGCAGTATGTTGAGCGGCATTGCCGCAGTGCTGACCCTTCAATCACCCACAGAGAAAATGATGGCGGTGTCCGAAAATATTAAAATATGGGCCATGGTAGCAGCCGTTGGCGGCACCATTGATCCGATACGGTTTATTGAAAGCCACGTCGCTGTAGGGCATTTGAATCCGGCCATTAAACAAGTCATTCTCATTGTTATCGCCTTTATTGGCGCACAAATGGGAACTTCACTCATTCAAATGATTTGCAAGGGGGATCCTCAGCCTTGA
- the pyk gene encoding pyruvate kinase has product MRKTKIVCTIGPASESQENLKKLLEAGMNVARLNFSHGDFEEHGARIRNLRAASAETGKIAAILLDTKGPEIRTGKLKEEPIELVQDKHIILTTEEILGDADRISVTYSELPRDVAVGSTILIDDGLIGLTVVDIRGTEIECRIVNGGTIKSKKGVNVPGVKISLPGITEKDANDIVFGIEQGVDFIAASFVRKASDVMEIRELLEKHNASHIQIISKIENQEGVDNLDEILEVSDGLMVARGDLGVEIPAEDVPVVQKQMIKKCNIVGKPVITATMMLDSMQRNPRPTRAEASDVANAVFDGTDAVMLSGETAAGKYPVESVQTMARIAERAEAALEYKEIFLRQAQAQQVTVTEAISQAVANSALELGAKAILTATESGYTARMVSKYRPKSPIIAVTPSDQVIRRLSLVWGVIPVKGITAKTTDELFNLAVDSSIKTGLVSLGDIVVITAGVPVGRSGTTNLIKVHHVGEMIAKGTGIGMQTATGIVVTARTPEEANEKMVDGAVLVTVSTDKEYMPAVQRASALITEVGGITSHAAVVALSLGIPVIVGVENAVEIIKDGTEVSIYPEVGVIYSGQASVL; this is encoded by the coding sequence ATGCGTAAAACGAAAATTGTCTGTACCATTGGACCTGCAAGCGAATCACAAGAGAATTTGAAAAAACTTCTAGAAGCGGGAATGAATGTTGCCCGTCTTAACTTCTCCCACGGAGATTTTGAGGAGCACGGCGCACGTATCCGCAACCTTCGCGCAGCATCCGCTGAGACAGGCAAAATAGCTGCTATTTTGCTTGACACCAAAGGACCGGAAATTCGCACAGGCAAGTTGAAAGAAGAGCCGATTGAGCTTGTTCAGGACAAGCATATTATTCTGACAACAGAAGAAATCCTAGGCGATGCAGACCGCATCTCCGTCACGTACTCGGAATTGCCGCGTGACGTTGCTGTTGGATCAACGATTCTTATTGATGATGGCTTGATTGGCCTTACGGTTGTTGATATTCGTGGAACGGAAATCGAGTGTCGCATCGTGAATGGCGGAACGATTAAGAGCAAAAAAGGCGTTAACGTACCAGGTGTCAAAATCAGCCTTCCTGGCATCACAGAAAAAGATGCGAACGATATCGTATTCGGTATCGAGCAAGGCGTCGATTTCATTGCCGCTTCTTTTGTTCGCAAAGCAAGCGATGTTATGGAAATTCGTGAATTGCTGGAGAAACACAATGCTTCCCACATTCAAATCATCAGTAAAATCGAAAACCAAGAAGGCGTTGACAACTTAGACGAAATTCTTGAAGTATCCGATGGTCTGATGGTTGCCCGTGGAGATCTCGGTGTTGAAATTCCGGCGGAAGATGTTCCGGTTGTTCAAAAACAAATGATTAAAAAATGTAATATCGTAGGGAAACCGGTTATCACGGCAACGATGATGCTGGATTCCATGCAGCGCAACCCGCGTCCTACTCGTGCAGAAGCGAGTGACGTTGCGAATGCTGTATTCGATGGCACTGACGCTGTGATGTTGTCCGGAGAAACAGCTGCTGGGAAATACCCGGTTGAATCCGTTCAAACGATGGCTCGTATTGCAGAGCGTGCGGAAGCAGCTTTGGAATACAAAGAGATTTTCCTTCGCCAAGCGCAAGCGCAGCAAGTGACAGTTACGGAAGCCATTTCGCAAGCCGTAGCGAACTCTGCTCTGGAGCTTGGTGCCAAAGCGATTCTGACTGCAACGGAAAGTGGATATACAGCACGCATGGTATCCAAATACCGTCCCAAATCACCAATTATTGCCGTTACGCCTAGCGATCAAGTCATTCGCCGCTTATCCCTTGTATGGGGTGTTATTCCGGTGAAGGGAATAACAGCGAAAACAACGGACGAGCTGTTCAATCTTGCGGTAGACAGCAGTATCAAAACAGGCTTGGTTTCCCTTGGCGATATCGTCGTTATTACAGCAGGTGTCCCAGTAGGACGCTCTGGAACAACGAACTTGATCAAAGTTCACCATGTGGGTGAAATGATTGCCAAAGGTACAGGTATCGGCATGCAAACGGCGACGGGCATCGTTGTAACTGCTCGCACACCGGAAGAAGCGAATGAGAAAATGGTTGACGGCGCTGTTCTTGTTACGGTTTCGACCGATAAAGAATATATGCCGGCTGTCCAACGCGCATCAGCGTTAATTACCGAAGTAGGCGGCATCACATCCCATGCGGCTGTTGTTGCTTTAAGTCTTGGCATCCCGGTTATCGTCGGCGTTGAGAACGCAGTGGAAATAATCAAAGACGG
- a CDS encoding YtpI family protein, translating into MYAIQITLFILICLMLALSVYFSFRSRREQDVTKRGLYSARMNICMGLMLILIAVTQIFFFSESSFRRIFGTVLVLLGVFNVFAGIRNHGHFDRMQR; encoded by the coding sequence ATGTATGCGATACAAATCACTTTATTCATTCTTATTTGCCTAATGTTGGCGCTCTCCGTGTACTTCAGCTTTCGCTCCAGACGTGAACAGGATGTTACGAAGCGAGGTTTGTACTCGGCCCGCATGAATATTTGCATGGGTCTCATGCTCATTCTGATTGCCGTTACACAAATCTTCTTCTTCAGTGAATCCAGCTTCCGTCGGATCTTCGGCACCGTTCTCGTGCTGCTGGGCGTATTCAACGTCTTTGCAGGCATTCGCAACCATGGACATTTCGATCGTATGCAGCGTTAA
- a CDS encoding acetyl-CoA carboxylase carboxyltransferase subunit alpha, with protein MASDMLFEQPLFELKKKIAELRSFGAEKQIDFSEEIRRLEERYAQLEDELYATMSSAEKMQLARHPQRPTTIDYISTIFTDFIEFHGDRLYGDDLAIVGGLAKLNGIPVTVVGHQKGKDTKDNIARNFGCPHPEGFRKALRMMRQANKFKRPIVTFIDTKGAFPGNAAEERGQGEAIARNLLEMASFRVPIICVVIGEGGSGGALALGVGNKVLMLENAIYSVISPEGAASILYKDASKALHAAEAMKITADHILELGVIDGIIPEPKGGAHRDPAAQAEFIKTAIWEQLQHLLSMNEQELLEDRYQKFRDIGRFTFNQEGNHA; from the coding sequence ATGGCGAGTGATATGCTCTTTGAACAGCCACTGTTTGAGTTGAAGAAAAAGATTGCCGAGCTCCGTTCGTTTGGCGCCGAGAAGCAAATTGACTTCTCCGAGGAAATTCGTCGCTTGGAAGAAAGATATGCGCAATTAGAAGATGAGTTGTATGCAACGATGTCGTCAGCTGAGAAAATGCAGCTTGCCCGTCATCCGCAAAGGCCTACAACAATTGATTATATTAGTACCATTTTCACAGACTTCATTGAGTTTCACGGGGATCGCCTATATGGAGATGACCTGGCAATCGTTGGCGGCCTTGCCAAGTTGAACGGCATACCGGTGACGGTTGTCGGTCATCAAAAAGGGAAAGATACGAAGGACAATATCGCCCGCAACTTCGGATGTCCGCATCCGGAAGGGTTCCGCAAAGCGCTGAGAATGATGCGTCAAGCGAATAAGTTCAAGCGTCCGATCGTAACATTTATTGATACCAAAGGGGCATTCCCTGGGAATGCTGCAGAAGAGCGCGGTCAAGGAGAAGCGATTGCCAGAAATTTGCTGGAAATGGCCTCTTTTCGTGTGCCGATCATCTGCGTTGTTATTGGCGAAGGCGGCAGTGGCGGCGCCCTGGCGTTAGGTGTAGGCAATAAGGTGTTAATGCTGGAGAATGCGATTTATTCGGTTATTAGTCCCGAAGGCGCGGCCTCCATCTTATATAAAGATGCTTCCAAAGCGCTGCACGCGGCAGAAGCGATGAAAATTACTGCGGATCATATTTTGGAGCTGGGCGTAATCGATGGCATTATTCCCGAGCCCAAAGGTGGCGCACATCGCGACCCAGCAGCACAAGCCGAATTTATTAAAACAGCGATCTGGGAACAGCTTCAGCATTTGCTAAGTATGAACGAACAGGAGCTGTTAGAGGACCGTTACCAGAAATTTAGAGATATTGGGCGGTTCACATTCAACCAGGAGGGAAACCATGCGTAA
- the accD gene encoding acetyl-CoA carboxylase, carboxyltransferase subunit beta, which produces MLKDLFQKRKYATIPSEKTKREIPEGLMNKCPKCGTIQTSKELEKNLKVCTACGYHYRLSALERIQITLDEGHIVEYDADMISEDPLEFPDYVEKLDKAKSTTKLQDAIMTGEGTIGGYPVIIAAMSFDFMGGSLGSVVGERITRAIEMAIEKKFPIIIYSTSGGARMQESILSLMQMAKTSAAISKLSEAGGLFISVITDPTFGGVSASFAMLGDIIIAEPAAPFGFTGRRVIEQTIKQKLPDNFQTSEFNLEHGQLDKVVSRKDMRPTLIKLLDMHGVKEEATYGE; this is translated from the coding sequence GTGCTAAAGGATTTATTTCAAAAGCGTAAATATGCAACGATTCCTTCTGAAAAAACAAAAAGGGAAATTCCCGAGGGTTTAATGAATAAATGTCCGAAATGCGGAACGATTCAAACCAGTAAAGAGCTAGAGAAAAACCTGAAAGTCTGTACGGCTTGCGGCTACCATTATCGATTGAGCGCATTGGAACGCATTCAGATAACTTTGGATGAAGGCCATATTGTGGAATACGATGCGGATATGATTTCTGAAGATCCTCTGGAATTCCCGGACTACGTCGAGAAATTGGATAAGGCCAAAAGCACAACGAAGCTGCAAGATGCCATTATGACTGGCGAAGGTACGATTGGCGGCTATCCAGTGATCATTGCTGCGATGAGCTTTGACTTCATGGGTGGATCGCTAGGCTCCGTTGTTGGTGAAAGAATCACAAGAGCGATTGAAATGGCGATTGAGAAGAAATTTCCGATTATTATTTATTCCACATCTGGTGGAGCACGGATGCAAGAAAGCATTCTGAGCTTGATGCAAATGGCCAAGACAAGCGCAGCCATATCCAAGCTGAGCGAAGCAGGCGGATTGTTTATTTCTGTTATTACGGATCCGACTTTCGGTGGCGTATCAGCGAGCTTTGCCATGCTGGGCGATATAATTATTGCGGAACCAGCAGCACCGTTCGGCTTCACAGGCCGCCGGGTTATTGAGCAAACGATCAAACAAAAGCTGCCTGATAATTTCCAGACATCTGAATTCAATCTCGAGCATGGTCAGCTCGACAAGGTCGTCAGCCGCAAGGATATGAGACCTACGTTAATCAAGCTGTTGGACATGCACGGCGTGAAGGAGGAGGCGACTTATGGCGAGTGA
- a CDS encoding DNA polymerase III subunit alpha, translating into MSSFVHLHVHSEYSLLDGAARMEELVTQAADLGMTSLALTDHGVMYGAIAFYKACKQKGIKPIIGCEVYFTAGSIRDKGTRQEQPIYHLILLAKNNAGYQNLMKLCSIGHLQGFHYKPRIDLEHLAKHAEGLICLSSCLGSEVSQHLLHNRPDEARKAAERYRDIFGEDFFLEIQDHGMIEQKKVMIAMIELSKETGIPLIATNDVHYVTEPDHVMQDILICIGTGKTVEDTDRLRMGTSQMYLKSEEEMRRLFVHVPEALANTSVVADRCQLELEFGKSILPRFQPIPEPLTAGAYLQQLCKQGLEQRYSSKPEWLQPDSALRRQAEERLAYELGVIENMGFSDYFLIVWDFIRFAHEKHIMTGPGRGSSAGSLVAYVLKITNVDPLRYKLLFERFLNPERITMPDIDIDFSDERRDEVIDYVVRKYGHEHVAQIITFGTMAAKAAVRDVGRVLNVPYGDVDRAAKAIPNQLGMTLAEALQVSTDLKGLVARQPKTAELLEMAMRVEGMPRHASTHAAGVVISREPLTQYVPLQEGTAQTALTQYTMEHLEAIGLLKMDFLGLRTLSIIERTVDWIQQMEDVKLDFDSLDMDEDAVTYGMLSKGETTGVFQLESTGVRKVLKDLKPSVFEDIISVLALYRPGPMEFIPKYIHGKHGQVEVVYPHPTLEPILRDTYGIIVYQEQIMQIASSMAGFSLGEADLLRRAVSKKKREVLDEERTHFVSGSLKQGFQAEDANHVYDMIVRFADYGFPRAHATAYGVLAFQTAYLKAHYPIYFMASMLTAVMGNHRKVAEYVDECRRMKLAVLPPDVNGSRTVFTPDSSAGAIRFGLAAIKNVGTQAIDAILTERNKDKFESLLDFCRRVDLRVCNKRVIESLIQGGAFDTLGGHRAQLMAILDETIASATKWRKERDDLQLHLFGFVEEPNWEVEVPNIPLMPQSKQLELEKELLGMYISGHPLDAYTQQLGEIEAVMLHQLEELPDNSEVIVAGMILSNKTIVTKKGQPMAFMELEDRIDKVEVVLFPETWKNAAPLVQKGRLVLVRAKLQLQDEDPPKLLAEQVVALDDPAGVQRIRRQPGAPRRSADSVSDRSARAAAAVQAAPAAGRQEAPAAEPKAQRVFVKITADCEQPDKLLQLKALLKLYKGPLAVALFYESSNKLLALSDQYLVDPSSDLIRMIETIMGKDSVRVK; encoded by the coding sequence ATGAGTTCGTTTGTCCATTTGCACGTTCATAGTGAATACAGTTTATTAGATGGTGCAGCACGTATGGAGGAGCTTGTAACACAAGCGGCTGATCTGGGCATGACCTCTCTGGCGCTCACGGATCACGGGGTAATGTATGGCGCAATTGCGTTCTATAAAGCTTGTAAGCAAAAAGGCATTAAACCGATTATCGGCTGTGAGGTTTATTTCACGGCGGGTTCGATTCGGGATAAAGGGACGAGACAGGAACAGCCTATTTATCACCTGATTCTGCTTGCCAAAAATAATGCAGGCTATCAAAATCTGATGAAGCTCTGTTCGATCGGACATTTGCAGGGCTTTCACTATAAACCGCGGATTGATCTGGAACATTTGGCCAAACATGCCGAGGGATTGATTTGCCTAAGCTCCTGCCTGGGGAGCGAGGTCTCCCAGCATTTGCTGCACAATCGCCCAGATGAAGCTAGGAAGGCGGCCGAGCGCTACCGCGATATCTTTGGCGAAGATTTCTTTCTTGAGATTCAGGATCACGGCATGATTGAGCAGAAAAAGGTCATGATCGCGATGATCGAACTCAGTAAAGAAACAGGTATCCCGTTAATTGCTACGAATGACGTGCATTATGTCACAGAACCGGATCATGTGATGCAGGACATTCTGATCTGCATCGGGACAGGCAAAACCGTGGAAGACACGGATCGGCTGCGCATGGGAACAAGCCAGATGTATCTCAAAAGCGAAGAAGAAATGAGAAGATTGTTCGTCCATGTCCCTGAGGCGCTTGCCAATACATCTGTCGTCGCTGATCGCTGTCAGCTGGAACTGGAGTTTGGCAAGTCCATTCTGCCGCGTTTTCAGCCGATTCCCGAGCCGCTGACGGCCGGGGCTTATTTGCAGCAGCTATGCAAGCAAGGGCTGGAGCAGCGTTACAGCTCTAAACCGGAGTGGCTGCAGCCTGATTCGGCGCTGCGCAGACAAGCGGAGGAACGTCTGGCCTACGAACTCGGCGTCATCGAGAATATGGGCTTTTCGGATTACTTCCTGATCGTCTGGGACTTCATCCGCTTCGCTCATGAGAAACATATCATGACAGGTCCCGGCAGGGGATCGTCGGCTGGAAGCCTGGTTGCCTATGTGCTGAAAATCACCAATGTCGATCCGCTCCGTTATAAGCTTCTCTTCGAGCGGTTCCTGAATCCGGAACGGATTACGATGCCTGATATCGATATCGATTTCAGCGATGAACGACGGGATGAAGTGATCGATTACGTGGTCCGCAAATATGGACATGAACACGTGGCGCAGATCATTACATTCGGTACCATGGCGGCCAAAGCTGCCGTCAGAGACGTAGGCCGAGTTCTCAATGTCCCTTATGGAGATGTAGACCGCGCAGCCAAAGCCATACCGAATCAATTGGGCATGACGTTGGCAGAAGCTTTGCAAGTGAGTACTGACTTGAAAGGTTTAGTCGCCAGACAGCCCAAGACAGCGGAATTGCTGGAGATGGCGATGCGCGTAGAAGGGATGCCCCGTCATGCCTCTACGCATGCTGCGGGTGTGGTCATTTCAAGAGAACCGCTGACGCAGTATGTGCCTCTTCAAGAAGGCACAGCACAGACGGCGCTTACGCAATATACGATGGAGCATTTGGAAGCGATCGGGCTTCTCAAAATGGATTTCCTCGGTTTGCGCACGCTTTCCATTATTGAACGGACGGTCGATTGGATTCAGCAGATGGAAGATGTGAAGCTGGATTTTGACAGCCTGGACATGGATGAGGATGCTGTTACTTACGGAATGCTTAGCAAAGGCGAAACAACCGGCGTTTTCCAATTGGAGTCGACGGGCGTTCGCAAAGTGCTAAAGGATTTGAAGCCTTCCGTCTTCGAAGATATCATCTCGGTATTGGCGCTGTATCGGCCAGGCCCGATGGAGTTTATTCCTAAATATATACATGGCAAACACGGGCAAGTGGAAGTCGTCTATCCGCATCCAACGTTAGAGCCGATCCTGCGCGATACGTACGGCATCATCGTCTATCAAGAGCAAATTATGCAAATTGCTTCTTCAATGGCCGGCTTCAGCCTTGGGGAAGCAGATCTGCTGCGGCGTGCGGTTTCCAAGAAGAAGCGGGAAGTACTTGATGAAGAACGGACACACTTTGTATCCGGCAGCTTGAAACAAGGCTTCCAAGCGGAAGATGCGAATCATGTGTACGATATGATTGTTCGGTTTGCGGACTATGGCTTTCCACGGGCGCATGCAACGGCCTATGGCGTTCTCGCGTTCCAAACAGCCTATCTCAAAGCACATTATCCAATCTATTTCATGGCTTCGATGCTAACGGCCGTGATGGGCAATCACAGGAAGGTAGCTGAATATGTGGATGAATGCCGCCGAATGAAGCTGGCTGTGCTGCCGCCGGACGTGAATGGCAGCAGAACCGTGTTCACGCCGGATTCGTCAGCCGGAGCGATCCGTTTTGGTCTTGCTGCTATCAAGAATGTAGGTACACAGGCGATTGATGCCATTCTGACCGAACGCAACAAAGACAAGTTCGAGAGTTTGCTGGATTTCTGTAGACGGGTGGATTTGCGCGTCTGCAACAAAAGGGTGATCGAATCGCTGATTCAGGGCGGAGCTTTCGATACGCTTGGCGGTCATAGAGCTCAGCTCATGGCCATCTTGGACGAAACCATCGCTTCTGCTACCAAATGGCGCAAGGAACGGGATGATTTGCAGCTTCATCTCTTTGGCTTCGTAGAGGAGCCGAACTGGGAAGTGGAGGTTCCGAACATTCCGCTGATGCCGCAAAGCAAGCAGTTGGAGCTCGAGAAGGAGCTCCTTGGTATGTATATCTCGGGTCATCCTCTTGATGCCTACACCCAGCAATTGGGGGAAATTGAAGCCGTTATGCTGCACCAATTGGAGGAACTGCCGGACAACAGTGAAGTGATTGTCGCGGGGATGATTCTGTCCAATAAGACGATCGTCACCAAGAAGGGCCAGCCGATGGCTTTCATGGAGCTGGAGGATCGGATAGACAAGGTCGAGGTGGTGCTATTCCCCGAGACCTGGAAGAACGCGGCTCCGCTCGTGCAGAAGGGCAGGCTCGTCCTTGTGCGGGCGAAGCTGCAGCTGCAGGACGAGGACCCGCCCAAGCTGCTCGCGGAGCAGGTGGTCGCGCTGGACGACCCTGCGGGTGTCCAGCGGATTCGGCGGCAGCCTGGGGCGCCCAGGCGGTCAGCTGACTCTGTCAGCGACCGGTCAGCGCGCGCGGCGGCTGCCGTTCAGGCGGCCCCGGCAGCGGGCCGCCAAGAAGCTCCCGCTGCGGAGCCGAAGGCGCAGCGGGTGTTCGTCAAGATCACGGCTGACTGCGAGCAGCCGGATAAGCTCTTGCAGCTGAAGGCGCTGCTGAAGCTGTACAAGGGGCCGCTCGCGGTTGCGCTTTTCTACGAAAGCAGCAACAAGCTCTTGGCCCTGAGCGACCAATATTTGGTCGATCCCTCCAGCGATCTGATCCGCATGATCGAGACGATTATGGGGAAGGATTCCGTCAGAGTGAAATAA